The following proteins are co-located in the Polymorphospora rubra genome:
- the mdlC gene encoding benzoylformate decarboxylase: MATVRDVTYELLRELEMTTVFGNPGSTEEPFLQEFPSDFCYVLALQEASAVAMADGYAQVTGRPAHVNLHTAPGTGNGMGNLATAWHNKTPLIVTAGQQTREMLLIEPRLTALRAPELAQPYVKWSYEPARAQDIPGALMRAYAAAVQPPGGPVFLSLPYDDWQQEAVGGPVVRRVSTRIGADPGRLAEFAEMLTGSRTPVLVTGPAVDRAGGWPAAVALAERLRAPVWSAPAPERAGFPEDHPQYQGVLPFAIGPLTDKLKGHDTILVIGAPVFRYYPYVPGDYLPSGARLLHVTDDPAEAARAPVGDSLLGDAALVCAALAELLPVSDRPAPPVRPAAEPPEPGTPMSPDCLFATLGRHWPDDGVLVQETPSNLAALRRRLPVTRPMSYFTMASGGLGFGLPAAVGIALGERHTGRQRPVVAVIGDGSFQYSVQALWTAAQQRLPVVFVVPVNRQYAILKSFAEHKHASGVPGLDLPGLDIPTIARGFGCESAVVESADALAVSLAAALRAQGPTVLAVPITSDVPPIL; this comes from the coding sequence ATGGCAACGGTGCGCGATGTGACGTACGAACTGCTCCGCGAGCTGGAGATGACCACGGTCTTCGGCAACCCCGGCTCGACCGAAGAGCCTTTTCTGCAGGAGTTCCCGTCCGACTTCTGCTACGTACTCGCCCTGCAGGAGGCGTCGGCGGTGGCGATGGCCGACGGGTATGCGCAGGTCACCGGGCGGCCGGCGCACGTGAACCTGCACACCGCGCCCGGCACCGGCAACGGCATGGGCAATCTTGCCACCGCCTGGCACAACAAGACGCCGCTGATCGTCACCGCCGGCCAGCAGACCCGCGAGATGCTGCTCATCGAACCGCGGCTGACCGCGCTGCGCGCGCCGGAGCTGGCCCAGCCGTACGTCAAGTGGAGCTACGAGCCGGCCCGCGCCCAGGACATTCCGGGCGCGTTGATGCGGGCGTACGCCGCCGCGGTGCAGCCGCCGGGTGGGCCGGTGTTCCTGTCGCTGCCGTACGACGACTGGCAGCAGGAGGCGGTCGGTGGGCCGGTCGTACGGCGGGTCAGCACCCGGATCGGCGCGGACCCGGGGCGGCTCGCGGAGTTCGCCGAGATGCTCACCGGAAGCCGTACTCCGGTGCTGGTCACCGGGCCGGCGGTGGACCGGGCCGGTGGCTGGCCGGCCGCGGTCGCGCTCGCCGAGCGGCTCCGGGCGCCGGTGTGGTCGGCGCCGGCGCCCGAGCGGGCCGGCTTCCCCGAGGACCACCCGCAGTACCAGGGGGTGCTGCCGTTCGCGATCGGGCCGCTGACCGACAAGCTGAAGGGCCACGACACGATCCTGGTGATCGGTGCCCCGGTGTTCCGTTACTACCCGTACGTGCCGGGCGACTATCTGCCGTCGGGTGCCCGGCTGCTGCACGTCACCGACGATCCGGCGGAAGCCGCCCGGGCACCGGTCGGCGACAGCCTGCTCGGCGACGCCGCCCTGGTCTGCGCCGCCCTCGCCGAACTGCTGCCGGTGTCCGACCGGCCGGCGCCGCCGGTCCGGCCGGCCGCCGAGCCGCCGGAACCGGGTACGCCGATGTCGCCCGACTGCCTCTTCGCCACGCTGGGCCGGCACTGGCCGGACGACGGCGTACTCGTGCAGGAGACACCGTCGAACCTGGCCGCCCTGCGCCGGCGGCTGCCGGTGACCCGGCCGATGTCGTACTTCACCATGGCCAGCGGCGGCCTCGGGTTCGGGCTGCCGGCGGCGGTCGGCATCGCGCTCGGCGAACGGCACACCGGCCGGCAGCGCCCGGTGGTCGCGGTCATCGGCGACGGCTCGTTCCAGTATTCGGTGCAGGCGCTGTGGACGGCGGCGCAGCAGCGGCTGCCGGTCGTGTTCGTGGTGCCGGTCAACCGCCAGTACGCGATCCTGAAGTCGTTCGCCGAGCACAAGCACGCGTCCGGGGTGCCGGGGTTGGACCTGCCGGGGCTGGACATTCCGACGATCGCGCGCGGGTTCGGCTGCGAGTCGGCGGTCGTCGAGTCGGCGGACGCGCTCGCGGTGTCGTTGGCGGCCGCCCTACGTGCCCAGGGGCCCACCGTCCTGGCGGTCCCGATCACCTCCGACGTCCCCCCGATCCTGTAG
- a CDS encoding cytochrome P450, whose product MPRGDEGRRPPGPRGHWLMGNTPEYDADRIGFLRRCHREYGDVFSYDERTVFVIDPKLAHDVLADPSRSFVTELAPFDTGRNLGRAVSQGNSWMSARRSVWPGLNHTAAALADGRTVEILDTVIDAAAGREVDVLTTMRTFTATAIADYCFGPDATGIPGLLADNIEATRPFAGTSYQFPAWLPLRRHRRLFRVHRQTVETLTGIVRCRRASGTRASPGDLLDFLLAADPEMPDPAVMATLRGILMGGHGVPAAALASIVRELAARPRLAAELAAEADGSTNGTAPPAARLPLAEAVVKEVLRLHPPVWLMTRTAHKAVDLGGWPLRAGDDVLLNPYLIHRDPRWWPRPDEFEPGRWAAGQPAPGAAYLPFGAGPRVCLGSALTMRQLTLATSRLAQRHTIDSPNVATAVPEFLGRLAPVGLRARFRPSSGRSAAAAPPSA is encoded by the coding sequence ATGCCACGCGGCGACGAGGGCCGGCGGCCACCGGGTCCGCGCGGGCACTGGCTCATGGGCAACACCCCCGAATACGACGCCGACCGGATCGGGTTTCTCCGCCGCTGCCACCGCGAGTACGGGGACGTGTTCTCGTACGACGAACGAACGGTGTTCGTCATCGACCCGAAACTGGCCCACGACGTGCTCGCCGACCCCAGCCGCAGCTTCGTGACCGAACTGGCGCCGTTCGACACCGGGCGGAATCTCGGCCGGGCCGTCAGCCAGGGCAACTCCTGGATGTCGGCACGCCGGTCCGTATGGCCGGGGCTCAACCACACGGCGGCCGCCCTGGCGGACGGCCGGACGGTCGAGATCCTCGACACCGTCATCGACGCGGCCGCCGGTCGCGAGGTCGACGTGCTCACCACGATGCGTACGTTCACCGCCACCGCGATCGCCGACTACTGCTTCGGCCCCGACGCCACCGGCATCCCCGGGCTGCTCGCCGACAACATCGAGGCCACCCGGCCGTTCGCCGGTACGTCGTACCAGTTTCCCGCGTGGCTCCCGCTCCGCCGCCACCGCCGGCTCTTCCGCGTCCACCGGCAGACCGTCGAGACACTGACCGGGATCGTCCGGTGCCGGCGGGCCTCAGGCACCCGGGCCTCCCCCGGCGACCTGCTCGACTTCCTGCTCGCCGCCGATCCGGAGATGCCCGATCCCGCCGTCATGGCGACCCTGCGCGGCATCCTCATGGGCGGCCACGGCGTGCCGGCCGCGGCGCTCGCCTCCATCGTCCGGGAGCTCGCCGCGCGACCACGGTTGGCCGCCGAACTGGCGGCGGAGGCGGACGGATCGACCAACGGTACGGCCCCACCGGCGGCCCGGCTCCCGTTGGCCGAGGCCGTGGTCAAGGAGGTCCTCCGGCTCCACCCGCCGGTGTGGCTAATGACCCGCACCGCCCACAAGGCCGTCGACCTGGGCGGTTGGCCGCTGCGCGCCGGTGACGACGTGCTACTGAACCCGTACCTGATCCACCGGGATCCGCGGTGGTGGCCCCGACCGGACGAGTTCGAACCGGGCCGATGGGCCGCCGGACAGCCGGCACCCGGCGCCGCGTATCTCCCGTTCGGTGCCGGCCCACGGGTCTGTCTGGGGTCGGCGCTGACCATGCGGCAGCTCACCCTCGCCACCTCACGCCTGGCCCAGCGCCACACCATCGATTCGCCGAACGTCGCGACGGCCGTCCCCGAGTTTCTCGGGCGGCTCGCGCCGGTCGGCCTGCGGGCCCGCTTCCGGCCATCCTCCGGCCGATCCGCCGCAGCCGCCCCTCCGTCAGCTTGA
- a CDS encoding peroxiredoxin produces MPIEVGAEAPDFVLKDQNNQEVRLSDLRGKKNVLLVFYPLAFTGVCQGELCEVRDNLNAYVNDEVQVLTVSVDSAYTHKVWADREGFNFPLLADFWPHGAVAQAYGVFNEVAGIANRGTFVIDKAGVVQYSEMNMPGQARDQEGWRKALAAVSA; encoded by the coding sequence ATGCCGATCGAGGTTGGCGCCGAGGCGCCCGACTTTGTGCTCAAGGACCAGAACAACCAGGAGGTACGGCTCTCCGACCTCCGGGGCAAGAAGAACGTCCTGCTGGTCTTCTACCCGCTCGCCTTCACCGGCGTCTGCCAGGGCGAACTGTGCGAGGTGCGCGACAACCTCAACGCGTACGTCAACGACGAGGTCCAGGTGCTCACCGTCAGCGTCGACTCCGCCTACACCCACAAGGTCTGGGCCGACCGGGAGGGCTTCAACTTCCCGCTGCTGGCCGACTTCTGGCCGCACGGGGCCGTCGCCCAGGCGTACGGCGTCTTCAACGAGGTCGCCGGCATCGCCAACCGGGGTACCTTCGTCATCGACAAGGCCGGCGTCGTGCAGTATTCCGAGATGAACATGCCGGGCCAGGCACGCGACCAGGAAGGCTGGCGCAAGGCGCTGGCGGCGGTTTCCGCCTGA
- a CDS encoding DUF3052 domain-containing protein — protein sequence MSATAGQAADGVRSVADRFGLEPGNVVMEMGYDDDVDHDLRDALTDRCGELVDEDTDEVVDAVLIWYRDGDGDLFEILTDALGPLADAGVVWLLTPKAGRGGHVEPSDISESASTAGLQQTSTINAGKDWSGARLVAPRAARRK from the coding sequence GTGAGCGCGACCGCTGGTCAGGCCGCCGACGGCGTACGGAGCGTGGCGGACCGGTTCGGACTCGAACCGGGAAACGTCGTCATGGAGATGGGGTACGACGATGACGTCGACCACGATCTCCGCGACGCCCTGACCGACCGCTGCGGGGAACTGGTCGACGAGGACACCGACGAGGTCGTCGACGCGGTACTGATCTGGTACCGCGACGGGGACGGTGACCTGTTCGAGATCCTGACCGACGCACTTGGCCCGCTGGCCGACGCCGGCGTGGTGTGGCTGCTGACGCCCAAGGCCGGGCGCGGGGGGCACGTCGAGCCGAGCGACATCAGCGAATCGGCGTCGACCGCAGGACTCCAGCAGACGTCGACGATCAACGCCGGCAAGGACTGGAGCGGGGCGCGCCTGGTCGCACCCCGCGCTGCCCGCCGCAAGTAA